The Antedon mediterranea chromosome 7, ecAntMedi1.1, whole genome shotgun sequence genome has a segment encoding these proteins:
- the LOC140055177 gene encoding uncharacterized protein — protein sequence MASCITTFAIVALAVLALSRQSIAVPATSNPLQVAATFLDASDCELFANRRRLLHNIEPFASDSTDTCYEMLSSVVVTPNGNYRRQDWNALKSFVANKNPIISNMLSVMPVSLE from the exons ATGGCTTCTTGTATAACCACATTTGCTATCGTTGCATTGGCAGTACTTGCTCTTTCTCGCCAGAGTATCGCAGTGCCCGCAACCAGTAATCCGCTACAAGTAGCGGCAACCTTTTTGGATGCAAGTG ATTGTGAACTATTCGCAAACAGACGTCGCTTGCTACACAACATCGAACCTTTCGCGTCAGACAGTACGGATACCTGCTACGAAATGCTATCCAGCGTAGTGGTGACGCCAAATGGTAACTATCGTCGGCAAGACTGGAACGCACTGAAGTCTTTTGTGGCAAACAAGAATCCAATAATTTCAAACA TGCTGTCGGTGATGCCCGTATCTCTTGAGTAA